A window of Lepus europaeus isolate LE1 chromosome 11, mLepTim1.pri, whole genome shotgun sequence contains these coding sequences:
- the SENP8 gene encoding sentrin-specific protease 8: protein MDPVVLSYMDSLLRQSDVSLLDPPSWLNDHVIGFAFEYFANCQFRDCSDHVSFISPEVTQFIKCTSDPAEVALFLEPLGLPNKRVVFLAINDNSSRAAGGTHWSLLVYLQDKNSFLHYDSHSGSNSVHAKQVAERLQAFLGRHGDSPAFVEEKAPAQQNSYDCGMYVICNAEALCHGFFGQQPEPLLQLLTPTYITKKRAEWKELIARLAKN, encoded by the coding sequence ATGGACCCCGTAGTGCTGAGCTACATGGACAGCCTGCTGCGGCAGTCAGACGTCTCACTGCTGGACCCCCCAAGCTGGCTCAACGACCATGTTATTGGATTCGCCTTCGAGTACTTTGCCAACTGTCAGTTCCGTGACTGCTCCGACCACGTCTCCTTCATCAGCCCTGAAGTCACCCAGTTCATCAAGTGCACCAGCGACCCAGCCGAGGTCGCCTTGTTCCTGGAACCCCTGGGCCTCCCCAACAAAAGGGTTGTGTTCTTAGCCATCAACGATAACTCCAGCCGGGCAGCGGGGGGAACCCACTGGAGCTTGTTGGTTTATCTCCAAGATAAAAATAGCTTTCTGCATTATGATTCCCACAGCGGGAGCAACTCCGTCCACGCGAAGCAGGTGGCGGAGAGACTGCAGGCTTTCTTGGGCAGACACGGAGACAGCCCGGCCTTTGTGGAGGAGAAAGCCCCCGCCCAGCAGAACAGCTACGACTGTGGGATGTATGTGATATGTAATGCTGAGGCCTTGTGCCACGGCTTCTTTGGCCAGCAGCCAGAGCCTCTGCTGCAGCTGCTCACCCCCACATACATCACAAAGAAGAGGGCGGAATGGAAAGAGCTCATCGCCAGACTTGCTAAAAATTAG